In the Pleurodeles waltl isolate 20211129_DDA chromosome 3_1, aPleWal1.hap1.20221129, whole genome shotgun sequence genome, AGTTCCATGCCGTTGGCACGCTCTTTTGCCTACAAGAAGAGCCAGAGCGTCACTTGACAGTCCGCGATTAAACTTGCTTTACATTTAGTAATGTAAAGAACTAGTAGCACTAAATTAAAACAAAGTTGATCCTGCGCATAGAAGTACATCATTACTTTGTAGTGGCCAGGCAGGTAGACCATGTTACTGGCATAATTGAAGCAAATGAATAGCACAGACTTGTTAATGCATGCAAACCACATGCCTCGAAAGCAGCAAAACTGAAATTTAGAGGAGTTAAATGAATACCTCTTTGGCATCTTCAACGTTTTCGAAATACACAAATGAGAATCCTCTTGAACGTCGTGATTGTTGATCATAAACAATTGACACGTCAGAAAGTGGGCCATACTTGGAAAAAACTTCCCTCAGGTCTCTCTCGGTGGTATATAAAGACAAACCAAACACTCCCAAGCAACAGTTAGGGTCGGGATTTGCCTGcagaataaatacaatttaaaaacaaaatcagatTGACACCAAAAAAAAAACCCAAACTTGTTGGCCAACTAAAAGGGCCTCCCTCCCAAAGGACGCAGATTGAACCACAAACTACAGTTAAGATTTAGCATGCACTTCCTTTTCAAAGTGCATGAAGTCACTGAGCttcataaattaaatgctataaaGGATGTATGGGTGCAAGCAGTACAAAACAGAATGCACAATATCCATTACAAGTTAATGATCCCAACTATTTGTCTTAAGATCATATGCAATGGTTAAACTTTAATATAATACAATGATCATTCCCTTTGAGGCTCCTTACCCGATCTACAGAGGAATCACCACTTCTTTTTTCACCCCTGGAAGCAGATTTTGAAGTCCTTTGTGTCTAAGGAGAGGGTTAAATGACATCATTTAACCAACAAGGATAAAGCTTTGATCGACTATAAACACTGCTGTAAAAAGCTAAAAGGTGATCCACACAAACAAATAAGAAGCATCAGGGGAAAGAAAACATTGTTAAAGGAGGTAGAGGAGGATAAAGAGACATTGCATATGATCTTTAAACAGTCATGTTGCAGGTTTCATTCTACCCACGAAATGGATAGGGATACTTCAGTTTACTGAGCAGACAACCACTTTACAGTAAAAAATGAGGATGACCGGAAAGAAGTTTGATGCAGACAACTATTGTTAATCAGTAAATTGCACTTACGCGTGCATCATATTTATGGCCAGGCATGCTCCACTAAGTGGCTCGGGAATGCCTTCAGGTATGGTGACCACTCATGCAACACTTTCATCCTGCACACCATGGGGTTGGTTCTTTTGGGCCTGGTACCTTAGAATGGGACAGCTCCATCCAAACCATGTAGTGAATGGATCAGAAGTCTGCACTAAACACCAATGAAGGCTACTGCAACATGTATTAATCAACTGCCGAGTTATAGTAAGTTGGCAGGTGTGAACATAATGGCGGCCAACCTCAAAGTGTACGGTTGGAGAAGGTGCTTTGCCCAGAATAGGTTTACATAATTCCTAGTTCAGGAAGGATGTGCACTGGCTTACTACCCACCCTATGTTTAGAGTGGGCATAATAGCAAAATTATACACCTTTGGATCGAGGtgtaaaaaagcaaaaaacgaacaATTCTTCGTTATTGGACACTTGCTGTAGTATAGTTACATGTAGACGTCGTGCTAGGTCTGGAAGTATTGCTTGAATAGCCTAAGTTGGGCGATGGTTGCGCCACATTGTCATCAGGAGTAGTGGTGATAGCTGACTAAATATGGCCAAGTATGGGCCATCTCCTTTAAAGAAAAAGGTCTCTACAAAGACATAGAAGCCACATTCCTTTCGAGCAGAATCTAAAGTCTACTCCCCCACCGCAGGACACCAAATAAGCTTCCTGCTGTATTCCTCTAATATTAACCTTTAACGCACCTCTGCGTCCCAGCTTCACGATTGTGTATTTAAACCTCATGCTCTTAGTTTTTAAATCACATCAGTAACTGAATTCCATCAGGTATCTCTTTATAACTAAGACCACACCAAGTTCCAAACGGACCGCAAAGAAACGGAATTAAAGGCAGGCAATGGTTTCCTTAGCATTCACGACTAAAGTCAAAATGAACGACCATTAACTTAGGGCTTGCAGTTAGCAGGTAAGCGCCATAGAGCACATTAACGCAATTCCATCCCTATACTTCCAACCAAACGCAGCATTTCTAGCCCAATTCCATTTCTATTTGAGAAGGCACACGAGTTTATCGAGTACCCACTCTGACACAGCAGACAAGTCAAAAACAAAAACATGCGTTACAAAGTGCTTTTGATAACTTTGGTCAGGTGACTTAGCGGGCCAGTTAACATGTACAACATACTCGAGAAAAGTTGTAACCTGCAATACTAAATTGAGTTTCCACATAGGGCGGATTAAACAGCTGGATTTATGCTAAACGGATTCAGGGAAGTAGTTAGAACACCATTTCATGCGGTTCACTTTCTTCAAATGATCATTTTTTTATGGGGTTCAGTACATAAGTCAGGCCTTCAATTAAAACCCCACATTTCCACTAGGGTAATGAAATAGTTGCTGAACCCACGAGCTCAATTGCACCGAAGCCACAATAAAACTAAGACAGTAAGCTACCGTTACCCCCGTAAGCCACGCTTGGCAAGGCACCGCCAAAGCGCGAcctagaaaaacaaaaacattgtacCGAAGTTAGGTTAGAGAGGAGTAGAGGGAAAAAAAAATTGCACAAGCTTACCCGGCTCCCAGCGTGGCGCCTGCGGCTGGACATTGGGGAGTGGCTGTGACTGCTGCGGCGTCGCCTGTAGTCCCTGCTGTATGATCTACTCCTGGATCTTCGGTGTGAACGAGAACGTGTTCGTGATCTTGTGTAGTGGCGGCGCGAACTTCTCCTCGACCTAGACCTAAACATGGACATTGGAAGGTAAAACGGTGGTGTTATGTGCTTTCCGTACAACGTATGCCACGCTTCGATATAACCCACCACTAAAGCGCGGGAGTCCGCTGCATTCACTGGCATAGACCCATAAACGTGTGTGTATCAAATCGACGAAAAAAAGCCACCGAAGGAAATACAAATTCGGCTGCACGTTTAAAAGCAATACATACCACGAACTAATGAAACGCTAAATAGATACTTGCCCTATCTGAACATACAGCCTTTTGTCaatcccacatgcactgcaccacaAGTATGGCACACGCAATGGAAACACAATACAAACAATATTACAAAAGTAACTATGTCAGCACTCACCTAGAGTCCGATCTTGACCTGGACTTGCTTCTGGAGCGCCTCGATCCGTCCTTAGACCTAGAACGAGCAGGGGAGTGGCTTGCAGATTTACCAGAACGCCGTGCACTTGCGCTCCTAGAAGCGGAACGAGATACCTACATACGCAGACATTGAAAGTGTAAACgtacataactatatatatatatatagcaagaaCTGTCACTAGATGCTTAATTAATAGCAAGCTGCATCGAAATAAATGCCGATTTATTTTGAGTTTCATTAATCTATTAGCAGTTTCAATTTCAATTATAACTGCATGGTTTCATTAAACCTGTTAAAAAAAGATACCCTGTATAGAGGTTTTTAAAAAGATGATGCATGCATATGTTCAGCATAGTATACAGGGACACAGAAACAGACTAATAATTACTTAGCGTAGTGCTTTCTGATTCCAGATTACTTCTTATCTTAACTTCATTTCTATTTCTTTTCTTCATTCTTCCGTTTCAAATTCTGACTTCTTTTCATCTTCCCCACTTCACACAAATTTCTTAATATTCTATAAGAGGGACTTCTGGTTTGAAaattagcatgcattctttttttcAAATTTCGGCTTCACTTATTTCTGAGCTTCAAATAATTCTCATTTATAAAA is a window encoding:
- the TRA2B gene encoding transformer-2 protein homolog beta isoform X1: MSDSGEQAYGERVSRSASRSASARRSGKSASHSPARSRSKDGSRRSRSKSRSRSDSRSRSRRSSRRHYTRSRTRSRSHRRSRSRSYSRDYRRRRSSHSHSPMSSRRRHAGSRTQRTSKSASRGEKRSGDSSVDRANPDPNCCLGVFGLSLYTTERDLREVFSKYGPLSDVSIVYDQQSRRSRGFSFVYFENVEDAKEAKERANGMELDGRRIRVDFSITKRPHTPTPGIYMGRPTYGSNRRRDYYDRGYDRGYDDREYYSSRSYRGGGGGWRGGQDRDQYYRRRSPSPYYSRGGYRSRSRSRSYSPRRY
- the TRA2B gene encoding transformer-2 protein homolog beta isoform X2; the encoded protein is MSDSGEQAYGERVSRSASRSASARRSGKSASHSPARSRSKDGSRRSRSKSRSRSDSRSRSRRSSRRHYTRSRTRSRSHRRSRSRSYSRDYRRRRSSHSHSPMSSRRRHAGSRTQRTSKSASRGEKRSGDSSVDRANPDPNCCLGVFGLSLYTTERDLREVFSKYGPLSDVSIVYDQQSRRSRGFSFVYFENVEDAKEAKERANGMELDGRRIRVDFSITKRPHTPTPGIYMGRPTYGSNRRRDYYDRGYDRGYDDREYYSSRSYRRRSPSPYYSRGGYRSRSRSRSYSPRRY
- the TRA2B gene encoding transformer-2 protein homolog beta isoform X3, giving the protein MSSRRRHAGSRTQRTSKSASRGEKRSGDSSVDRANPDPNCCLGVFGLSLYTTERDLREVFSKYGPLSDVSIVYDQQSRRSRGFSFVYFENVEDAKEAKERANGMELDGRRIRVDFSITKRPHTPTPGIYMGRPTYGSNRRRDYYDRGYDRGYDDREYYSSRSYRGGGGGWRGGQDRDQYYRRRSPSPYYSRGGYRSRSRSRSYSPRRY